From the Labrus mixtus chromosome 10, fLabMix1.1, whole genome shotgun sequence genome, the window GAAACAATAACTGATTCAAGCTCAGCTATCATGTTTttgcttgaaatgaaatgaaaacatgttatcTCCATTAATGCAAATCTCCTCCCATCAGTACCGGATGACTTATGACCTCTACATTGCTGCCTTTGCTGGTGCGGGCATCACTCTCCTGGCTCTGGTAAGTGATTATGCTTCAGCTGGGGCCAATTTGGCTGCACCAACAATAGTGTTATGGCTCATGTGACTTAGTGACGCTCAAAGTGTAGGCGGTGAAGCATCCCAAGCCTCCATGACTGATGACTTTTGTACTGTTGCTCTCTGTTCCTCATTCTCAGCTGACACAAACATCATAATAATGCTGTAATGTCTGGTGGTTTTCCAGCCAGCCAAATGGTGCACCCATTATACTTTGCATGCTCCATTACAGAAGCTGTTATATGGATGGTATCTGCTATGAAATTAATGTCATAAGCGctttatcatattttttttcctatttgtggcgtcatttttcttcttttcatttctgttctgatgctttctgtctctccttttctcttcgTAGCTCACCTACACTGTGTCAACCACCTATAACTTTGCTGTTCTGCGGTATCTGGGGAGAAAGGGTATAAGTGCACGGTGTTAGGCTCACCTGCTTCCTGTCTGATCTGTCACTCCTCCACCAACAACATGGGGATCTAAATGGACTCCAACAATTCTTTCCACATCATCAGCACAGAGCCACGTGTTGTCACAGACTCttaaaaatgttgtcttttatatttttacttttcttgttGAGAACTGATAtattattttactgttttaacTGTATTATATGTATCTGAGGTTTGAACCAAAACCCTTTATTGTCAAAGCCTTATGACCAAAATCTGAGAGTTATTGCTCTTTATTTGCTCACATTAGTCAAAAACACCTTCTGCTTTATGTAACGTTAAAAATCCAAATAACACACCACTAATACATTAACATTTGTAAGAAATAACCACTCTGCAACACTCACAGCTGTAATGCAGCTGTTACAGGGAATAGGGATTATACGTTACCATGGCCGCCATCCCTCACATCTGGTTGCCATGGTGGCAGACAAGCATGCATTTGCAGTCTCATGCTGACCTCAGGACTTTTCTCACGGGCTTGAGAAAAGTCACAACAATGGAGTCAGGCCTGTTTTTGAAAAGCTAGCCAATAGGGAGCCAGTTGTGGGGGCCACCTGCACTACGAGTCTCTGCCAAGGGTTATATTACATGTCAAAGGAGAGGGTCCTCAGGACAAAGAGGGGGTTAGACCCAAAGCCTCAATGCAGCTCTTCTGAGACCGCAACCACACACAACATCAGCCACACAACACCACCCCTGCTGCTGCAtgaccccctcctccctcctaaTATGGAAATGATGGATTCAGTGTGAGGATACTGAAGGAgttttaaaggatttttcaAAGTGTCTTcccaaaaaaagagacatattAGGGAAGTTCTGATCTAAAATAGGTCTGAAATTGTTTCTCATAATTTTGAGATAGCTAAAGCACTAGGTGCTAACTTATCGAGTTGCCTCATTATTAAgccaaaaacacatgaaggtgtGAGTCTCCCCTGCTGTTAATGCATGGCtgaggtacttttttttttttagagacgGCTTTGTTTTGTCTCTAATTCTTTAGGAATTCTGTTGTAGTTATTGTATAACAACTCCCTTTATTTAGCTGAAATTACTACTATTTTTACACTTTGTGTATTACTTAgattttaattagatttttctATTTGGTGGAAGCTTTATGGAGCTGTGAGAGGTAGTTTTGGCTGTttgatgattattttttgtgttggtgaaGTTTGATAATAAAAAGAATATTCTTTGAAAGTATTTGTGCAGAGTGCCTCTGAATATATTTGTAGTCTGTGAAGGTGCAGCGTCTGGTGGTGTCAGTGTTTAACTGGTGCTCCAACCTTGGCGTCCTACCACATCCAGGGGCCAAGGTATTTTGTAAGGTGTTTTGTATTCTCTCCTCTGATGTCCACAGGTGCACTGTTCCCTGCACTTGGCTTTGAACCAGGTGAACCTGAGGCACAGggtgaaagaggagaggagaggctaCGACCTGTATGGGAGGCTGCatagagacagaggggggacaCTGTGCTCTCCGTACCCTGCGAACACGTCTGACACCTCCTGACACAGCCTCcggtgctgctgcaggagctctTTTCAACAAAGTCCATCACAACTGAGCCACCGGTCATCAAAATGCTACTTCTATGAAGTATTGGAATCTTCTGATTCATCTTGGTAGTTAAATTGTGACTCTTCATTAGTGCTTTAATTTGGATTTAGGTTACTGCATGTCACATTGTAAGttataaaatgttataataCTGGCagaagaaatgcattttttttattgagccaTTACAGTTCAATACTTTCTgcctatttcctttttttggcaTTTGACCATTTACTATAGAATGTGTGCTTTCTATAATTCCATTCAAAATATGTAGTTTGAGAGGCAGATCTaatgaaattgtatttattttttcctgccCTTCTTATTTCACAGTATGCTGTGCATGCTTAGTATCTCTTTTAATGAAGAGGAAATAAACCGTCTTCTCTAGCTCTCAGGTTCCCACACATACTTGGTCATTCAAAGACATTCAAGGTCTTGTGTGATGAAATTCAAGAGTTTTGCATTTTGGATCCTTGCTCGGGATTAGTCATGCTTCATTTCActgcaaacactgaaaaacttttctttcttttttttcctgatggtGAAAATGACTGCAGAGAGGTAGAAAGCTAAAGTATTCGGATTACTCGGGAGTGAcctattttagttttaaaaatagtttcgGAGCTTTGGTTTTTCAATCGTTAAGCAAACAATTAAAGTTGATATAAAGCCACACACTTTCATGAGTTTTCAAAGCGTGAGCATAAAGACCACAGACATGATAAGAGTCACTGTTTGGtttgttgcatgttttatttgtagCCAAGCACTGGAGAGTATGTACCACTTTGCCAGCATGTTGGCACACCCAGTCTTATTCTCcgcagtgcaaaaaaaaaaaaaaaaagaggatttctCCATTAGATCAACACATAATCAGGATGAACAGTCTAGCTTTCACACGGCTTTAATCACACTGATGAGTTTGAGCACTGAGAGTGAAGCAGACATTCAGTGTCATTTTCTACTAAATAAAAGCAATGTACATAAGCCATTAATATGGACAGCCCAAAGAAACGTGTTTTTACATTCATAAATATTACAGAAACAATGAACAAAATACTGATATTAGACTGGGTTGCAGTGATTATAAGACAGCATCATGTTAGCAACATACTGCAGGGTTATGCTACCATCTTTTAAGTACCCTCTGGTTCTCAGGTGAGTTACATTTTAGGTAAACAGTCTGATAGGCTACAATATAAgaacaagataaaaacaaacgGCACAGAAAGGAGATTAATCCAGATATTATCAACGCTGACAAATAAACTAACAGCCCTCACATTAGCTTTGAATTAATGATCAAATGCCCAACTCCCTTCACAGTTAGTACAGATTCTCTCAGAAGTACTCAGCCCACCTGGTAAACTTGAACACTAATCCTATAGATTGATTGGAAGCATTTTATAAACCAAAAGAACCATGttaataaagtaaatgtaaatgtacctgATTTCTTTTGGTTTAGTTTCACAGTGAAGCTCCTGTTATATTCACCATTGGTCTGCACATACGCTGAGTAGAACACATACTTTGAATTTAAAGGCATAAATAGTGATCCCCAGCAAAGGGAATACAAACTATTTCCAACATACAGACCATAGCATAGAGTTTGAACCATAAAGACTTTGTGCAATCAGAATTTAAATTAACTTATTTATCAAGCAGGCATGGACGTTTGGATAATACACTACAACATAACTCCAGAAGCAATCTAATGATGAATGatgtgaattattatttttgtaacatTTCTTACCTCAGTTTGAATCATTGAATTTCAGACATTATTTTCTCAAACCATCCAGGCGAACAACAATGCCCCCTGGCTGATAACAGTAATACATCGTAATGTTTTTCaatgacaaaaacactgaaagaaaaacgTACCATCCAGCTGAAACAAACATTGTTAAGTTCTCAGAATACTCTGTTGTATGTTTCCTTCGACACTGCATAaacggagaggagaggtgaTGCACAATGCACACATTAGTAGTCCTAACAGCCGTATCCTTGTGCTCAGACTATTTCATATTCAGCTGAGACCAAGAGTGGAGCAGACTGACGGCACAAGGCGCATGTAATATACCAGTCAAGCAGAGGAGGATAACAATGAAACAGAACAAGTGAAGGACTGGAATGTTAAGGCCTTTAGACTACATGTATGACATAATTATAAAAATGACTGTTAAttcaaattgtttaaaaaaaaaaaaacctcttacaTGAGAAAACAGACTTAAATCAGCCCTTGATCTAACAATTAATCTCACTCAAAAACAGCATGTTTGGTGAAGAAAACGTGCTTCACAAATCAATGAGAATTGCAAAAGcagtattattttttaaacttcaaggACCTTCTTACTCAGAAAACAGATCAATAGACATAAATCATTGGAAATTAAAATGATCAGATAATACCTCAATAGTAAACATGACATCTCCTGCTACCCAGCAGTGCAGTGAGAAcagatttaacaaaataaaatcaccacAATAGCTCGTACCAATGCATACAGTCAGATCAGCAAAGTTAAAGCTTTCCCTTTATATCCCAGAAAATCAATGTTGTCTCCCTTTTGAATGCAGAAATCATTTAACTTGTATGGTCATcttaaagccccgtttccaccaagcagtcagGTTCAGTTCGGTTCGGTTCACATTTATTGATGTTTCCACTTTCAAAAATAGCCgatctgtaccgtcctacttttttttggtagccttctgttggggtgccaagcgtaccgATACGACCCTAAATGTTGGCGCAAGACACTGCAGTCcattgattggttgaaagaatcttcacttcctgtgcggCAGCggtaataaatgacaaacacaaaacgcacCAGTGATTTGGAGAGAGTAAATTCAAGGTTGTCTTTGGGACCAATGTCAACGCGTAGCTCTGCCCAATGGACGACCTCGGAGATGCAGACCTTCCAAGGAATCATTGATCTTTATTTACTGtgcgttcttcttctttgttgaatttactGGCTGTCTACACTTTGTCACGCCGCTTTGATTGAGTGATGTGTAAAgatacggttggctgtggaaacgcaagcaagatcagaTTTACCTTATCAAGCCGTACCAAAGTGTACTGAACCAAATCTGACTGATGCTGGAAACGGGGCTATACTGATGCTGAAAGTTTCAAAGCATCTCTAATCTTTCCGGGGTTGGTAACACCGTCACTCACAGAAACCCTCTGGGTCCAGAAAATACATTAACTCTCCACTTCTGCTCAAATATCTGATAAGAGGAAGATGTGATGTTGTATTCAAAGTGGCTCTAAAACCTGGGGAAAATCTGTTCATGGCCAAACTGTTGAGGAGTACAACTGTACGCCGCAGTGCCAGAATGTAAAGTGTGCTATTTAAGCGAGGCTCATTAAATTCTCTTGTCTACTGTGTTAACTAAAATATGTATTATTTCAAACAGATAAATgctctgaaaacacaatttGATACAACTCCTGCAAATGCAGACAAAGCTGACGctatgtaaaaaatgtttacgTGCAACACTACTGAAAGCAGACAGAGTAAAAAAGAATGAGTGTGCCTGTTACAGTGTGCCTGTACCTTTGTAAGAGCAGTCATTTAACAATCTACATACCAGTTGTATCCTTGACCATAGCCCTTTTCAGAGCAGCTGTATCTTGTCCACATTATCTTTAGGTGATACTGTGCACAGTGCCTTGCACCTACAGTACGTGTACCATAAACAATATCTTACTGGCCCTGAAAACTGCCATGTGCAAGATTATGCAAGAGAGAAGACAAGGCAGAATTATACCTGACTAATCAGCAGCATGTACGAGGAGTCTTGCGGTTACCATGTAGATCGATAGTACTACTCAGAAGAGCATGGTCAATCTGGTCCTCAGCAGCCAGAACCTCCCGTACAGCTGCCTCAAATGCAGCTGTGACATTAGTGTCATCCTTTGCACTGGTCTCAAAGTAAGGGCAGCAGCCGTTCTCTTCACACCACGCCCGTGCCTCCTCGGACCCCACCACCCTCTGCTCCATGTCTACCTTATTGCCCAGTACCACAAAAGGGAACCGTTCAGGGTCTTTCACGTCCGAGTAGAACATGAATTCCTTCTTCCAGCAGCCGAGGTTTTGGAAGCTCTGCAGGTCGTTCACAGCGAATGTGAGCAGGCAGCAGTCTGCACCGCGGTAGAAGGGCGTGCGCAGGGACTTGAAGCGCTCCTGGCCCGCTGTGTCCCAGATCTGAAGAGTGACAAGGCGCCCATCTACCTCCAGATCCCGGTTCAGGAACTCCACGCCGATGGTGTGAAAGGAGTGGGAGTCAAAGCGGTCTGTAACATAACGATTCATAAGGGAGGACTTGCCCACACCACCGTCCCCCAGCAGGATCACCTTAAGCAGCAGGCTCTTCCCGCTCGTCATATTTCTTTCCACCCAGCAAGGCCTCCTCACCAGGTGGCAGACCAGGGTCTATATAACctagaaagaggaagaaacacaaaactatATGCACAATCATAAGGGAAATGCAAATCACCTTAGGGCAATAGAAAACTAAATATACTGACCAATGAGAAAACATGTCACACCAAAACCACTGTGACTTTTTGATGTTTATTTAGAATAAAAACGTTGGTGAACCCATGTAGTCCCAGCAACAATTTGTAGTCGACCTAACGTGAACCTTTGTGACACAAGATGAGTGTTTAATGGTTGACTAGTTTCGGGGACACAAAGGCTGGGTTGAGAACAGAGATGTCTGCCAaaggtctctgtgtgtttgctgacaaCTGTCCTTTGTTTACTTCACGACACAGACATACTCACTCAAACTATTACGCTACCTCTATCATCATAAGAGATATTGGAAACGTTGCTGTTACGACAGATTTAACAGGTGAAGTGTGgcagacaccaaaacaacagggggCGAGTCATAAAGACCACTGCACCTGCGCAGACCACAAACAGGCACCAGCTCATGAAACTATAAAGCAGAAGTTAACCAGGAACCGATACAGGCACATTTTCATAAACCAACAAGCATGAGGATAACAGCAGCCGAACTGTGATGCTACGTAGCGGCTTCGCAAGCCTCCCAGCCAACAAGCAAGCTAGCCGGCTAGTGTGATGTCTTGTTGACATCCTTGTCATGCTAACCATTAGCTTCGGTGCCAGTGCGATTctcagctgttttaaaaaggcattgtcagcttcaaaataaatcaaatgtttccaGGAGGTCGTAAGTGCATAGGTAAGTGCATCCTTTAAATATGGACTAAACGTGAATAATGACTCACCCTGATCCCTgaagtttgttttgatgtgatctgccccccccccccactcccctaCATCTGACTGAGAGGTCGTGACGTACACAGAGCACCCAGCAGCCCGAGGTCCTAAAGCCCGTCTCATTAATAATGTCAACAAAGTGTCAGCTGTGGCTACTTATtaaagttgcgcacactacaaataacaaaaaatttagagtcttagctaaatatttaggaatcgttgctaaatatttagagttttagctaaatatttagaaatcgttgctacatatttagagtcttagataaatatttagaaatcgttGCTACATCTTTAGAgtcaacaaaacagaactgtgatgatacacacacaccacacattccaatctgcacattgcactttgacaccctggacactttacactgtttacattactctatattttatattttgtatattcaaataattatttttttattttttacattatattctattttactgtatatatgtgtattagtaatttgagtgtttattgcatggccttgcggaacagtccttacatttcactgcacatctgtatgagcatgtgacaaataaaaatcttgaatcttgagtcttagctaaatatttagaagtcgttgctaaatatttagtttatattctatatatttagctttgattataaatatttacaatcttagctaaatatataggatcaaagctaaatatttagaatgtaaactaaatgtttagaaacgtagctaaatatttagaatcaggacatgtatttttaacatgacataaaacattcaacatttagatataatatttaacatttatatttgccaatgaaatgcgcttacatttttattcacaaaagtaaatatgacaaagttcacaaatatttctctaaatgtgaataaaaagtgatgttttagggctaaatgtggagaaatgttgttgttatttgtagtgtgcgcaactttacaatcggcgcCCCATACTTATTGTACCTATTAAGTTTAGAACATTTTATTAGTAGGTTAGTCACTGAATAGATTTGTTATGAACAAAGTAAAGTAGAGGTAGCGGATTACATCATCGCGAACATTTACAGGTGCTCAACAAGCCCTCACGTTTGGTAGACTACATGacgcacaccaataagaattaaaaatatgtataaaaagaaaataaaagaaaatatgacacataaaacaacaagatattcgaataaatacataaaaggaaaatatttaaaattgtagtaggataaaaaagtaaaatattcaaaattgtagtaggataaaaaaagacaatacagtaatgttaagatttgacaCGAGAGTCAtcacaggtttttttcttttagttttttgtattaAGTGGCCTATACATTACATCTTAATACAtctttgtttgtgtatatgttttCTGTAAGTTCTTGGCAGCGAGCATttaaacaatttttattttttatttttttgcaacaagGTGATTCAGGGTCAGTCAGATACGCCAAAACTAGAAATTAAGCGCACATGTTGCAACATAGACGTTTAGAGGAGCAGTAAGCACTGTTTGCCTTTAGGTGGCAGTTCACATATCAGGTTGGTTTGCTTcaccgaagaagaagaaaagtagaagcgtagaagaagaagaagaagaatacagCTGTTATTCTTCCCACAGTACCGTTGGCTCTTATTTTCCAGACAGCATCTTATAAACACAACACTTGAGAATCGGGGCTGCCGGTATCACTTTTGGCGAATCAAGAAAACCGCACCTTCATGTGTTTGCTGCAGGGTTCATGGTAGGAAACATTGTAAATGTCTCGATTGTGGTGCTTGCCCAAAGCAACTGACACGTATGGCTGAAATATTTGACTCAGTTTTTGACTTGTTTGCACAAATGAGTTTGTTGCAGGAGATGCACTTTCATTAAGGttatgagaaataaaacatggtTTTATTTGCAGGTCTGAAGAATCATTAGAGGGAAAAGAAAGCCAgttgttttacttttgaatGTTGACATACGTGCATCTAAATAATTCGTCTTTAAAGTATTGTTTTGCCTCTTCCTTCTTGCAGATGGCAGGCAGGGGCAGGCTGGTGCCCTGTATGTGTCTGGGGCTGTTTGGTGTCCTGTGCTGGGTTTGGGTCTCCTTCGCCTCCTTTCCAGACGAGCAGCTTCCCTTCGAGGCCTTGGATGCAGTGGACCGAGCAGCCTTTCAGCCCCAGAGTGCTCTATCAGAGATGCACTTTGCCTCCATCAGCTCATACGCAGGACCTGGCAACACTGACCGCCGCAGCAACAAAGAACTACCCATTCTCCTCTGGTGGAGTGCAGGATTGTTCCCACATTTTCCTGGTGACACTGAACGCATTGACTGTGGGACATCCTCCTGCCTGGTGACAAGCAACCGCAAGGTGTCACAGATATTTAACCTTGGATAGGGAGGAGTGAAGATCCTCACATTTATATCAGTTATTATTTGTAGTTGTACCGACAGTAATCTTGTGTTTGATCTTGAAAGGTCCAGCTGTACAAACGGACGGCATCCATCATCTTTTATGGCACAGACTTCAGGGCGTATGAGGCGCCGCTCCCACGTCTCCGCCACCAGACCTGGGCACTGTTCCATGAAGAGTCGCCCATGAATAACTACTTCCTCTCCCATGGCCCCGGAATAAGGCTGTTTAACTACACAGCCACGTTTCGTCGGGAGTCAGACTATCCATTGACCCTGCAGTGGCTGCCCTCTCTGGACTATCTGCTGGAGCCCGTGACAGTGTCTCTGGATGAGAAGAACCAGCTGAGGAAAGAGGGCCTGGCTCCTGTGCTCTACATGCAGTCTCACTGCGATGTGCCGTCGGACAGAAACAGATACGTCCAGGAGCTCATGAAGTACATTCAGGTAAAGAGTAGAGGTGTCCTTTCAAGGCCGTTTTTACAAGTTGCATGTTTACTGAGCCACGTAAGAGGCTGGAGGAATTTTAGCTGCACAGCCAAAATGCTGTAGCACTGctgtaaatgaaatgtaaagaatCAAGTTTTGCAGATGTTGGTAAAGTTAGTGCATCTTTTTGATCTAAggataaaaatgtttgaaagaggAAATGCTTTTACCTCCATACTGACACTGCTGTGATTtgccataaaaataaaaatgctgctGTGCTGTGTGACTCATAGGTCTAATTTatcttcatttttacatttacgtTACTGGAGGAAGGGGATGTGATGTGTGCCTGAATATCCCAAAAAGTATCTGTATGATTTGCCTCTCATCCtattctgtaaaaatataattttcaatttctttctctatttttcATCCAACCATAGCAATTTTATTCAATCATTACAAATTGGCTCATATGACCGGTACTTAACATTAAGTAACCAGTCAAACATGTACACAAGGGTTAGTTAATCTTCACACGTGTGACATCAATAACACCTCTGTTGAAGGATTGTAAATGGAGCCTTCTGTGTGATGGTTGTGAAGCCTAAGTAGGGAGGGAATAAGAGATTTATGATAACATACAGTCTATTAACATATCAGAAGCATATTGGTCTCCAATTGTGCCCCaccttatttttttcttccccacACTTTTGTTCCTCTGTGTAGGTGGACTCTTATGGGAAATGCCTGAACAACAAACCTCTGCCTGGACATCTGGAGGACACGGCCACAGCTACCGGCGAAGACCGCAGCTTCATGACTTTTGTGTCCCGTTACAAGTTTCACCTGGCTCTGGAGAACGGCCTGTGTCCAGATTACATGACAGAGAAGCTGTGGCGGCCCCTCCATCAGGGCTGCGTGCCCGTCTACAAAGGCTCGTCTGTGGTGGCAGACTGGATGCCCAACGACCACTCCGCTATTATCATCGATAACTTCCCCTCACCCAAAGCTCTCGCTGACTTTCTCAAACATCTGGATGAAAATGATGACGAATATGCAAAATACTTAGAGTTT encodes:
- the rab9b gene encoding ras-related protein Rab-9B, which translates into the protein MTSGKSLLLKVILLGDGGVGKSSLMNRYVTDRFDSHSFHTIGVEFLNRDLEVDGRLVTLQIWDTAGQERFKSLRTPFYRGADCCLLTFAVNDLQSFQNLGCWKKEFMFYSDVKDPERFPFVVLGNKVDMEQRVVGSEEARAWCEENGCCPYFETSAKDDTNVTAAFEAAVREVLAAEDQIDHALLSSTIDLHGNRKTPRTCC
- the fut11 gene encoding alpha-(1,3)-fucosyltransferase 11; protein product: MMAGRGRLVPCMCLGLFGVLCWVWVSFASFPDEQLPFEALDAVDRAAFQPQSALSEMHFASISSYAGPGNTDRRSNKELPILLWWSAGLFPHFPGDTERIDCGTSSCLVTSNRKVQLYKRTASIIFYGTDFRAYEAPLPRLRHQTWALFHEESPMNNYFLSHGPGIRLFNYTATFRRESDYPLTLQWLPSLDYLLEPVTVSLDEKNQLRKEGLAPVLYMQSHCDVPSDRNRYVQELMKYIQVDSYGKCLNNKPLPGHLEDTATATGEDRSFMTFVSRYKFHLALENGLCPDYMTEKLWRPLHQGCVPVYKGSSVVADWMPNDHSAIIIDNFPSPKALADFLKHLDENDDEYAKYLEFKNFKSITNARLLEALKTREWGVNDMSKPNYLNGFECYVCDQENARLAAERAYKRAPTKIKPPQPKMANNSHMGCPLPRPGNGDVKDLPADDEWLQIWPQDYWQSLDQAEGLESLIRHNESDPSLLWKHIQSIAVSRARGKH